From a single Apium graveolens cultivar Ventura chromosome 2, ASM990537v1, whole genome shotgun sequence genomic region:
- the LOC141707949 gene encoding uncharacterized protein LOC141707949: MRSIEDKGILNLTPTHEILSNGVANFEFHKANGKGRTSQHRTGLGKPTPSKWDDAQKWLVNLSRGGEKSQANTAPRNSNADDRRLIAPVPKKEDCSSSDDEELKVCPGSSSNARYEVETKKVDYDDSRWRVNKPENSTPVVVQSICVRDMGTDMTPIASQEPSRATTPIRAMTPAGQSPVSSRSTTPVRGQSGVQVVDNGQMAINTTENREEAGRAGFVTTWFSREREAPIANVVPENNSDQAKKLTPLETRAMAWDEAERARYLARYKREEVKIQAWENHEKRKAEMEMKRMEVKAERLKSRAQEKYTNKLASTRRIAEEKRANAESKLSEKAVKTSEKADYIRRTGHLPSSFSFKLPTCCW, translated from the exons ATGAGATCTATAGAAGACAAGGGGATCTTGAATCTGACACCAACACATGAGATTTTAAGTAATGGTGTTGCTAATTTTGAGTTCCACAAAGCAAATGGAAAGGGTCGCACTTCGCAACATCGAACAGGGTTGGGGAAACCTACTCCATCAAAATGGGATGATGCACAGAAGTGGTTAGTCAATCTGTCAAGAGGGGGAGAGAAAAGCCAAGCTAATACTGCTCCACGTAATTCGAATGCTGATGACAGGAGACTGATTGCTCCGGTGCCAAAGAAGGAAGATTGTTCGAGTAGTGATGACGAAGAACTCAAAGTATGTCCAGGGTCTTCAAGCAATGCTCGGTATGAGGTAGAAACAAAGAAAGTTGATTACGATGACTCACGTTGGAGGGTCAATAAACCTGAAAATTCAACTCCAGTAGTAGTTCAATCAATATGTGTCAGGGACATGGGGACTGATATGACTCCCATTGCCAGCCAAGAGCCTTCCAGAGCTACGACCCCCATCAGAGCCATGACTCCAGCAGGACAAAGCCCCGTATCATCTAGATCCACAACTCCAGTAAGGGGTCAAAGTGGAGTGCAAGTTGTTGATAACGGTCAAATGGCGATAAACACTACTGAGAATAGAGAAGAGGCTGGCAGGGCTGGTTTCGTAACTACATGGTTTAGTCGAGAGAGAGAAGCACCAATTGCTAATGTTGTGCCTGAAAACAACTCAGACCAGGCCAAGAAGCTGACACCTCTGGAAACTCGAGCAATGGCTTGGGATGAGGCTGAACGTGCCAGATACTTGGCAAG GTATAAACGAGAAGAGGTGAAGATACAAGCTTGGGAAAATCACGAGAAGAGGAAAGCTGAAATGGAAATGAAAAGAATGGAG GTGAAGGCTGAAAGACTAAAATCTAGAGCACAAGAGAAGTACACAAACAAGCTTGCTTCAACTAGGAGAATCGCAGAGGAAAAGCGTGCCAATGCTGAGTCTAAACTAAGCGAGAAAGCTGTGAAAACTTCAGAAAAGGCTGATTACATAAGGAGGACAGGTCATCTGCCTTCCTCGTTTTCCTTTAAGCTACCTACTTGCTGCTGGTAG
- the LOC141707948 gene encoding urease isoform X1, whose product MKLAPREIEKLMLHNAGFLAQKRLARGLRLNYTEAVALIATQILEFVHDGDKSVAELMDIGRQLIGRRQVLSAVPHLMDSVQVEGTFPDGTKLITIHYPISSENGNLELALQGSFLPVPSLEKFPSVEGDKIPGELRFGQGCITLNSGRKTIKLKVRNTGDRPVQVVGSHYHFIDVNPYLVFDRRKSYGMRLNIPAGTATRFEPGDAKTVTLVQIGGKQVIRGGNSIADGPFSDANIETVMERVLERSFGHLEEMVASESTVVEDSVTVLSREAYANIYGPTTGDKIRLGDTDLFAEIESDFAVYGDECVFGGGKVLRQGMGQACGRNQVDCLDTVITNAIIIDFTGIFKADIGIKEGIIVSLGKAGNPDVMDGVTNNMIVGVNTEVIAGEGMIVTAGAVDCHVHFICPQLAHEAIASGITTMVGGGTGPSHGTRATTCTPAPSHMRLMLQSTDDLPINFGFTGKGNTSKPEGLHEIISAGAMGLKLHEDWGTTTAAIDNCLTVADQYDIQVNIHTDTLNESGFVEHTIAAFKGRTIHTYHSEGAGGGHAPDIIKVCGVKNVLPSSTNPTRPFTTNTIDEHLDMLMVCHHLDKDIPEDVAFAESRIRAETIAAEDILHDMGAISIISSDSQAMGRIGEVITRTWQTAHKMKLIRGAIEGDGPDNDNLRIKRYIAKYTINPAIANGFSHCIGSVEVNKLADLVIWKPSFFGAKPELVIKGGEIAWANMGDPNASIPTPQPVIMRPMFGAFGKAGSNNSIAFVSKAAVDCGIKDMYGLNKRVEAVSNVRKLTKLDMKLNDALPDIKVDPETYLVTADGVALTCNAATELPLSKNYFLF is encoded by the exons GTTGAGGGAACCTTTCCCGATGGTACAAAGTTAATCACGATACATTATCCAATATCTAGTGAGAACGGAAATCTGGAGCTTGCTTTACAAGGTTCTTTCCTTCCAG TTCCTTCACTTGAAAAGTTTCCCAGTGTGGAAGGCGATAAAATTCCCGGTGAACTGAGGTTTGGACAGGGATGTATCACCCTTAATTCCGGAAGGAAAACAATAAAGCTTAAAGTCAGAAACACTGGAGATAGACCAGTTCAGGTT GTTGGTAGCCACTATCACTTCATCGACGTAAACCCTTATTTAGTGTTCGATCGAAGAAAGTCTTATGGGATGCGCTTAAATATACCAGCAGGAACAGCTACCAGATTTGAG CCAGGCGATGCAAAAACTGTTACTTTAGTACAGATAGGTGGTAAGCAAGTTATTAGAGGAGGGAATAGTATTGCTGATGGTCCTTTCAGTGATGCAAATATTGAAACAGTGATGGAAAGGGTACTTGAGAGGAGTTTTGGTCACTTGGAAGAAATGGTTGCAAG TGAATCTACTGTTGTAGAAGACAGTGTTACTGTACTTTCCCGTGAGGCCTATGCTAACATCTATGGACCTACCACTGGTGACAAAATTCGACTCGGTGACACTGACTTATTTGCAGAAATTGAAAGTGATTTTGCTGTTTACGGTGATGAATGTGTATTTGGAGGGGGTAAGGTTTTAAGACAAGGAATGGGGCAGGCTTGTGGGCGTAATCAAGTTGATTGTCTGGATACAGTCATCACAAATGCTATTATCATAGATTTCACAGGAATCTTCAAGGCAGATATTGGCATTAAAGAAGGTATTATTGTTTCTCTTGGAAAAGCAGGCAACCCAGATGTCATGGATGGTGTTACGAACAACATGATAGTTGGG GTGAATACAGAGGTTATTGCTGGAGAAGGAATGATAGTGACAGCAGGAGCTGTAGATTGTCATGTGCACTTCATATGCCCACAATTGGCACATGAGGCAATAGCAAGTG GTATCACGACAATGGTGGGAGGTGGAACTGGACCTTCCCATGGGACTCGTGCTACCACTTGTACACCGGCTCCATCACATATGAGATTAATGTTGCAATCCACCGACGATCTACCAATAAATTTTGGTTTTACTGGAAAA GGCAATACTTCAAAACCAGAAGGCTTACATGAGATTATTAGTGCTGGTGCAATGGGACTGAAGCTCCATGAAGACTGGGGAACTACGACCGCAGCAATAGACAATTGTTTGACTGTTGCGGATCAGTATGACATTCAG GTTAATATACATACCGACACCTTAAATGAATCTGGATTTGTGGAACACACAATTGCTGCTTTCAAGGGTAGGACTATTCATACTTACCACAG TGAAGGTGCCGGGGGTGGCCATGCTCCGGATATCATCAAAGTTTGTGGTGTCAAAAACGTTCTTCCCTCATCAACTAACCCAACACGCCCTTTTACTACAAATACTATCGACGAACACCTAGACATGCTG ATGGTCTGCCATCACCTGGACAAGGATATTCCAGAGGATGTTGCTTTTGCAGAATCTCGGATTCGGGCTGAAACGATAGCTGCTGAAGATATTTTGCATGATATGGGTGCTATTAGCATCATATCATCTGATTCACAGGCCATGGGTCGGATCGGAGAG GTGATTACCAGAACTTGGCAAACTGCACACAAAATGAAATTGATAAGAGGAGCAATTGAAGGTGATGGACCAGACAATGACAATCTTCGGATTAAAAGATATATAGCAAAATACACTATTAATCCTGCAATAGCGAATGGATTTTCTCATTGTATTGGGTCAGTTGAG GTGAATAAGTTGGCGGACCTGGTCATCTGGAAACCTTCTTTTTTTGGGGCCAAACCAGAATTGGTGATTAAAGGCGGTGAAATTGCTTGGGCGAACATGGGGGATCCAAATGCCAGCATCCCCACTCCCCAACCG GTTATCATGAGGCCCATGTTCGGAGCTTTTGGCAAAGCTGGAAGCAACAATTCAATTGCTTTTGTTAGCAAG GCAGCAGTTGATTGTGGTATAAAAGACATGTATGGGCTCAACAAGAGAGTAGAAGCAGTCAGTAATGTCAGGAAGCTCACGAAACTTGACATGAAGCTGAATGATGCACTTCCGGACATCAAGGTCGATCCTGAGACATATTTAGTGACAGCAGATGGCGTCGCTCTTACCTGCAATGCAGCTACTGAACTCCCcctttctaaaaattattttctcttTTAA
- the LOC141707948 gene encoding urease isoform X2, with protein sequence MKLAPREIEKLMLHNAGFLAQKRLARGLRLNYTEAVALIATQILEFVHDGDKSVAELMDIGRQLIGRRQVLSAVPHLMDSVQVEGTFPDGTKLITIHYPISSENGNLELALQGSFLPVPSLEKFPSVEGDKIPGELRFGQGCITLNSGRKTIKLKVRNTGDRPVQVGSHYHFIDVNPYLVFDRRKSYGMRLNIPAGTATRFEPGDAKTVTLVQIGGKQVIRGGNSIADGPFSDANIETVMERVLERSFGHLEEMVASESTVVEDSVTVLSREAYANIYGPTTGDKIRLGDTDLFAEIESDFAVYGDECVFGGGKVLRQGMGQACGRNQVDCLDTVITNAIIIDFTGIFKADIGIKEGIIVSLGKAGNPDVMDGVTNNMIVGVNTEVIAGEGMIVTAGAVDCHVHFICPQLAHEAIASGITTMVGGGTGPSHGTRATTCTPAPSHMRLMLQSTDDLPINFGFTGKGNTSKPEGLHEIISAGAMGLKLHEDWGTTTAAIDNCLTVADQYDIQVNIHTDTLNESGFVEHTIAAFKGRTIHTYHSEGAGGGHAPDIIKVCGVKNVLPSSTNPTRPFTTNTIDEHLDMLMVCHHLDKDIPEDVAFAESRIRAETIAAEDILHDMGAISIISSDSQAMGRIGEVITRTWQTAHKMKLIRGAIEGDGPDNDNLRIKRYIAKYTINPAIANGFSHCIGSVEVNKLADLVIWKPSFFGAKPELVIKGGEIAWANMGDPNASIPTPQPVIMRPMFGAFGKAGSNNSIAFVSKAAVDCGIKDMYGLNKRVEAVSNVRKLTKLDMKLNDALPDIKVDPETYLVTADGVALTCNAATELPLSKNYFLF encoded by the exons GTTGAGGGAACCTTTCCCGATGGTACAAAGTTAATCACGATACATTATCCAATATCTAGTGAGAACGGAAATCTGGAGCTTGCTTTACAAGGTTCTTTCCTTCCAG TTCCTTCACTTGAAAAGTTTCCCAGTGTGGAAGGCGATAAAATTCCCGGTGAACTGAGGTTTGGACAGGGATGTATCACCCTTAATTCCGGAAGGAAAACAATAAAGCTTAAAGTCAGAAACACTGGAGATAGACCAGTTCAG GTTGGTAGCCACTATCACTTCATCGACGTAAACCCTTATTTAGTGTTCGATCGAAGAAAGTCTTATGGGATGCGCTTAAATATACCAGCAGGAACAGCTACCAGATTTGAG CCAGGCGATGCAAAAACTGTTACTTTAGTACAGATAGGTGGTAAGCAAGTTATTAGAGGAGGGAATAGTATTGCTGATGGTCCTTTCAGTGATGCAAATATTGAAACAGTGATGGAAAGGGTACTTGAGAGGAGTTTTGGTCACTTGGAAGAAATGGTTGCAAG TGAATCTACTGTTGTAGAAGACAGTGTTACTGTACTTTCCCGTGAGGCCTATGCTAACATCTATGGACCTACCACTGGTGACAAAATTCGACTCGGTGACACTGACTTATTTGCAGAAATTGAAAGTGATTTTGCTGTTTACGGTGATGAATGTGTATTTGGAGGGGGTAAGGTTTTAAGACAAGGAATGGGGCAGGCTTGTGGGCGTAATCAAGTTGATTGTCTGGATACAGTCATCACAAATGCTATTATCATAGATTTCACAGGAATCTTCAAGGCAGATATTGGCATTAAAGAAGGTATTATTGTTTCTCTTGGAAAAGCAGGCAACCCAGATGTCATGGATGGTGTTACGAACAACATGATAGTTGGG GTGAATACAGAGGTTATTGCTGGAGAAGGAATGATAGTGACAGCAGGAGCTGTAGATTGTCATGTGCACTTCATATGCCCACAATTGGCACATGAGGCAATAGCAAGTG GTATCACGACAATGGTGGGAGGTGGAACTGGACCTTCCCATGGGACTCGTGCTACCACTTGTACACCGGCTCCATCACATATGAGATTAATGTTGCAATCCACCGACGATCTACCAATAAATTTTGGTTTTACTGGAAAA GGCAATACTTCAAAACCAGAAGGCTTACATGAGATTATTAGTGCTGGTGCAATGGGACTGAAGCTCCATGAAGACTGGGGAACTACGACCGCAGCAATAGACAATTGTTTGACTGTTGCGGATCAGTATGACATTCAG GTTAATATACATACCGACACCTTAAATGAATCTGGATTTGTGGAACACACAATTGCTGCTTTCAAGGGTAGGACTATTCATACTTACCACAG TGAAGGTGCCGGGGGTGGCCATGCTCCGGATATCATCAAAGTTTGTGGTGTCAAAAACGTTCTTCCCTCATCAACTAACCCAACACGCCCTTTTACTACAAATACTATCGACGAACACCTAGACATGCTG ATGGTCTGCCATCACCTGGACAAGGATATTCCAGAGGATGTTGCTTTTGCAGAATCTCGGATTCGGGCTGAAACGATAGCTGCTGAAGATATTTTGCATGATATGGGTGCTATTAGCATCATATCATCTGATTCACAGGCCATGGGTCGGATCGGAGAG GTGATTACCAGAACTTGGCAAACTGCACACAAAATGAAATTGATAAGAGGAGCAATTGAAGGTGATGGACCAGACAATGACAATCTTCGGATTAAAAGATATATAGCAAAATACACTATTAATCCTGCAATAGCGAATGGATTTTCTCATTGTATTGGGTCAGTTGAG GTGAATAAGTTGGCGGACCTGGTCATCTGGAAACCTTCTTTTTTTGGGGCCAAACCAGAATTGGTGATTAAAGGCGGTGAAATTGCTTGGGCGAACATGGGGGATCCAAATGCCAGCATCCCCACTCCCCAACCG GTTATCATGAGGCCCATGTTCGGAGCTTTTGGCAAAGCTGGAAGCAACAATTCAATTGCTTTTGTTAGCAAG GCAGCAGTTGATTGTGGTATAAAAGACATGTATGGGCTCAACAAGAGAGTAGAAGCAGTCAGTAATGTCAGGAAGCTCACGAAACTTGACATGAAGCTGAATGATGCACTTCCGGACATCAAGGTCGATCCTGAGACATATTTAGTGACAGCAGATGGCGTCGCTCTTACCTGCAATGCAGCTACTGAACTCCCcctttctaaaaattattttctcttTTAA
- the LOC141707950 gene encoding ATP-dependent DNA helicase Q-like 5, whose protein sequence is MAAMDSDSDSGTSYISATPPRHSSPPPPPSSPPCYSSPPQQPPARSNILSLTKCKPKSKTKLPNTSRPILRPKPKNNSSKPNPIPVQPDPLPDPLPSSSIKPASLQDLPFRIIQPCLFDQCENERVSTTRLSVSKFGSFSKKNVACLHFESTEDDKGCGFAPCSIKGKSCLNSEFTEIDKDCTFDPKSCSNFESTENYKDCNVSHSGSTKPKSFLNFESDGNDNDCAFAPSVSRPEVGKGKSGVCAESVVRPVRKHPNLISSSGDFMQPVKKAKCSNEGNFVKLNINGYGRSKFTYKSKNRNFKSSRRRNKNWNGRGKDGKEEGEFVEDEGLVFEKRDEVKGSAKIRGDFEVLVEEAVLSVRNEASDENLVKLLKLTHGFDEFRDGQLEAIKMVLDGKSTMLVLPTGAGKSLCYQLASMVLLGITLVVSPLVALMIDQLKQLPPVIPGGLISSSQTREETEETLRLLQEGALKVLFVSPERFLSKEFISTFTSGTLVSLAVIDEAHCISEWSHNFRPSYMRLRASLLCDCLNVKSILAMTATATKKTLLDVMSALDIPPTNLIQAAQLRENFQLSVSISDNRMKHLMALLRSSPYKDITSIIVYCKYKYETDTISKFLADGNIKAKSYHSGLTAKERSRTQELFCSNKIRVVVATVAFGMGLDKSDVGAVIHYSLPESLEEYVQEIGRAGRDGRLSFCHLLFDDITYYRLRSLMYSDGLDEYAVNKFLRQVFSSDDFPGKVCSLPKESLSRKFDMKEEVMLTILTRLELGEVRYLHLLPEMNITCCLNFYKTPPAVLASKDIFVAAIMKKSVTKDGQYVFDIPAVASSMRVPAMDLINQLQYLKLKGEVTYELKDPAYCYTILNSPKDVCSLTEDLTKWLMEVESCKVKKLDAMYNAAVFAVKECNKMLGCNDCTPFLQKKILEYFAADDGDEIPNKMGQSSPFLRSDIKVFLQSNNHAKFTPRAIARIMHGIASPAFPSSIWSRTHFWGRYAQIEFKAVMEAAKAELLNIVGKDVI, encoded by the exons ATGGCGGCGATGGATTCCGACTCAGATTCCGGCACCTCTTATATCTCAGCAACCCCGCCACGTCATTCCTCTCCCCCACCACCACCATCATCACCTCCTTGCTATTCTTCTCCGCCGCAACAACCACCCGCAAGATCAAACATTCTATCTCTAACCAAATGCAAACCCAAATCTAAAACAAAGCTCCCCAACACTTCCCGCCCAATTTTAAGGCCTAAACCCAAAAATAACTCATCTAAGCCCAACCCTATTCCAGTTCAACCCGACCCATTACCCGACCCACTTCCCTCTTCTTCAATTAAGCCTGCAAGTCTCCAAGATTTGCCTTTTAGAATTATCCAGCCTTGTTTATTTGATCAATGTGAGAATGAAAGGGTTTCTACTACTCGCTTATCAGTGTCGAAATTTGGGTCTTTTTCGAAAAAGAATGTAGCTTGTCTCCATTTTGAATCTACTGAAGATGATAAAGGTTGCGGCTTTGCTCCGTGTTCGATAAAGGGTAAGTCTTGTCTTAATTCTGAATTTACTGAAATTGATAAAGATTGTACCTTTGATCCTAAGTCTTGTTCCAATTTTGAATCTACTGAAAATTATAAAGATTGTAATGTTTCTCATTCGGGTTCGACAAAGCCTAAATCTTTTCTTAATTTCGAGTCTGATGGAAATGATAACGATTGTGCTTTTGCTCCTTCGGTGTCGAGACCTGAGGTGGGAAAAGGAAAGTCAGGTGTTTGTGCTGAGAGTGTGGTTAGACCGGTAAGGAAACACCCTAATTTAATTAGTAGTAGTGGTGATTTTATGCAGCCGGTTAAGAAAGCAAAATGTAGCAATGAAGGGAACTTTGTGAAGCTTAATATTAATGGCTACGGACGGAGCAAATTTACTTATAAGAGTAAAAACAGGAACTTTAAGTCTTCGAGGAGGAGGAATAAGAATTGGAATGGTAGAGGTAAAGATGGTAAGGAGGAAGGGGAGTTTGTGGAAGACGAAGGTTTGGTTTTTGAGAAGAGAGATGAGGTGAAAGGAAGTGCAAAGATAAGGGGGGATTTTGAGGTTTTGGTTGAGGAGGCGGTATTGAGTGTTAGAAATGAGGCATCGGACGAGAATTTGGTGAAGCTATTGAAGCTTACTCATGGGTTTGATGAGTTTAGGGATGGGCAGTTGGAGGCAATTAAGATGGTACTAGATGGAAAGTCAACTATGTTGGTTTTGCCTACTGGTGCAGGGAAATCTTTGTGCTATCAGTTGGCTTCAATGGTTTTGCTAGGGATTACACTTGTTGTTAGTCCTTTGGTTGCTTTAATGATTGATCAACTCAAACAGCTACCACCAGTCATTCCTGGTGGTCTTATATCTAGCAGTCAA ACACGTGAAGAGACTGAGGAAACGTTAAGGCTGCTACAAGAGGGTGCGTTGAAG GTCCTTTTTGTTTCGCCGGAGAGATTTTTGAGTAAAGAATTCATATCTACTTTTACTAGCGGCACACTAGTCTCGCTTGCAGTGATTGATGAAGCCCACTGTATCTCAGAATG GTCCCATAATTTCCGACCATCATATATGAGGCTTAGGGCATCCTTACTGTGTGACTGTCTTAATGTCAAAAGCATTCTTGCAATGACCGCAACAGCGACCAAAAAAACACTGCTTGATGTAATGAGTGCGTTGGATATTCCTCCTACAAATCTCATCCAAGCAGCCCAATTGAGGGAGAACTTTCAGTTATCAGTATCTATAAGCGATAACAG GATGAAACATCTGATGGCACTTCTCAGGTCCTCTCCCTATAAAGATATCACTAGCATCATTGTGTACTGCAAGTATAAG TATGAAACCGACACAATAAGCAAATTTCTAGCTGATGGCAATATCAAGGCTAAG AGTTATCACAGTGGTCTTACTGCAAAAGAGCGAAGCCGCACACAGGAATTATTTTGCTCCAACAAGATAAGAGTG GTTGTAGCGACTGTGGCATTTGGTATGGGGCTTGACAAGAGTGATGTTGGGGCT GTAATTCACTATAGCCTGCCAGAAAGCTTGGAAGAGTATGTCCAG GAAATTGGTCGTGCTGGACGGGATGGGAGATTGTCTTTCTGCCATCTTCTTTTTGATGATATCACATATTATAGACTTCGTAGTCTTATGTACAG TGACGGGCTAGACGAATATGCAGTAAATAAATTCCTACGTCAAGTTTTCAGTAGTGATGACTTCCCTGGGAAAGTTTGTTCATTGCCCAAAGAATCATTATCTCGCAAATTTGACATGAAAGAAGAG GTTATGCTTACGATTTTAACACGCTTGGAGTTGGGCGAAGTGCGCTACTTGCATTTACTTCCAGAAATGAACATAACTTGCTGCTTGAATTTCTATAAG ACTCCACCTGCAGTATTAGCTTCAAAGGATATTTTTGTTGCTGCAATTATGAAAAA GTCAGTAACAAAGGATGGGCAATATGTGTTCGACATACCCGCTGTAGCAAGTAGCATGCGTGTTCCAGCTATGGACTTAATAAATCAGCTGCAGTATCTTAAG TTGAAGGGAGAAGTTACATATGAATTGAAGGATCCAGCATATTGCTATACAATATTGAATTCGCCAAAGGATGTATGCTCACTTACAGAAGATCTTACGAAGTGGTTAATGGAGGTCGAGAGTTGCAAG GTTAAGAAACTAGATGCAATGTACAATGCTGCAGTCTTTGCAGTGAAAGAGTGTAATAAAATGCTTGGCTGCAATGATTGCACACCATTTTTACAAAAGAAGATTTTGGAATACTTCGCGGCAGATGATGGTGATGAAATCCCAAATAAGATGGGTCAAAGCAG CCCCTTTTTGCGATCAGATATAAAG GTTTTTCTGCAGAGTAACAACCATGCCAAGTTTACTCCCAGAGCTATTGCAAGGATAATGCATGGGATTGCTAGTCCAGCCTTTCCTTCTTCAATTTGGTCCAGAACTCATTTCTG GGGAAGGTATGCGCAGATAGAGTTCAAGGCGGTTATGGAAGCAGCTAAGGCGGAACTTCTAAATATTGTTGGGAAGGATGTAATCTAG